The genomic interval GGAGCCTTTTCAATAAAATCACTCCTTTTTATCGTATCCTCAGGAGGTTTATATACCAAAAGCACACTTATGCCAACCATGCCTAAAAAGCTGACAAGCAATATGAGGTTTATTACCGGTAAATAATTCTTCCAGCGCCTCAGCTTTTCAGTAAGGATTTTGGCAATTATTTGTAAATAGTGCGTATTTATTTTCAAGGTTTTTAATGTGTCTTAAGATTTTTTAAATACTTACGAAACATCTTTATTCTAACAGCGCATTCAGGCTTTTCAAGGCATTCTCGTTTTTGCCTCTTTTGATAATTCAGTTTCGCTTTGTTTGTGATGAACTTTTGGTTTGAAACGAAAATAAAACAATACCATATGCATAATACACAATTTTGCATTTTACCGCACCATACCCTTCAACAAAAAGGGGGAAAAAATGTTGGCAACGGCTATAAATGGTATTATTAAAACACAGGACAGGAACTCTGGCGCACTACAGCCGTTGCCATTATTACGTTTATAGACATAGCGGCACCGTCAAGTTGAGAAAATAGACATCTTAAACAACTGGTTCAATGAGACGCGACATTAGTTTTTTCCCTTATTCTTGACATCCATGTTTCAATAATGAGACGGGAATATTTCTCGTTTAGATTACTGTATTGATGTTAGTTTCAATTCCTTATAGGTGCAATGAGACGTCACTTAAGTCTTTTTCACGCAGGCGACTTGTAGCTGTTTCAATTCCTTATAGGTGCAATGAGACAAGCGTCGATGAACAATTTAGAATTGCCCGTGATAGGTTTCAATTCCTTATAGGTGCAATGAGACAGCTAACGCCTCATAATCCCTGTTGTATATCTTTAGTTTCAATTCCTTATAGGTGCAATGAGACTGGGTAATCTTAAGAAAAAACTTCCCGACCAAATACTGTTTCAATTCCTTATAGGTGCAATGAGACTGTACAGAAGCAAGGCTTTTCATTAATTCCACTACTGTTTCAATTCCTTATAGGTGCAATGAGACGCCTTTAAAACCAATATTATTGCACTTCTTGCACCCGTTTCAATTCCTTATAGGTGCAATGAGACTGGTAATGGTGCAAGGCGTGATATCGGCATTGTAACGTTTCAATTCCTTATAGGTGCAATGAGACGCATGTCAAATGCCTTGTCTATTGCACGCTCAACAGTTTCAATTCCTTATAGGTGCAATGAGACCCACCGTGGTGGGTGGGTCACGCCCCATAAGCGCTAACTTGTTTTATTGACAAATTTTATTCATCATGGTATTTTTATGTTAATTATCCCGCTAATCACTCTATAGGAGGATAAAGCCATGATGAGAGAAGATTGGGATCTTCTAAGAACTTTCTTCCCAAACGATTGGAAAAGTTTAGCCGTTGATACAAATGCTTTAAAAGGCTTGCGCAAGGATAAATCTGAAGAAAAGCTTCTTCGAACATTATTAATTCATTTAGGATGTGGCTATTCATTGCGTGAAACAGTAGTTCGAGCCAAGCGTGCTAACTTAGCAGATTTATCCGATGTTGCCTTATTAAAGCGATTAAAAAAGAGCAAAGAATGGCTATATAAATTATGTTTATCTTTATTCCGTGAGCGTGGCCTCCAAATTAATAAACGGAATAATTTTCATCTTCGCTTATTTGATGCAACAACAGTAAAGGAACCTGGGAAAACAGGAAGTCTTTGGCGCATTCATTATAGTATTGAGGTTCCTTCATTATCTTGCGATTTCTTTAAACTTACGGGAACTGAAGGAGAAGGCACAGGAGAATCTTTTCGGCAGTTTCCGATGAAAAAAGATGATTATATTATAGCTGACAGAGGTTACTGTACTGGCCAAGGAATTCATCATGCAACAAGGAAAGGCGCTTATCTTAGCGTTAGAGTTAATTCGCAATCTCTACGGATATTCGGCGAAGAAAAGAAACCCTTTCCTTTATTGAAAGAAATCCAATATTTAAAAAGACCCCTTGCTATAAAATCATGGAACGTTTTTATTCCAAACGTTGATAATACTGAATATGTCAAAGGGCGTCTTTGTATAATACGCAAAACAGAAGAAGCCATTAAAATAGCTCATAAAAAACTTAAAAGACATGCAAGCAAAAAGGGCATTGAACTAAAACCGGAGACCCTTATTTATGCCAAGTACGTAATAGTATTCACAACGTTTCCTGAAAATCAATTTACCGCTTTTGATATCTTAGAATGGTATCGAGTTCGATGGCAAATTGAACTGGTCTTTAAAAGATTTAAACAAATAGCACAATTTGGACACTTACCTAAATACGATGATGATAGCTCAAAAGCTTGGCTTTATGGCAAACTATTCGTTGCTCTTTTGACAGAAAAACTAATAGATTTTGCTACGTCTTTTTCCCCCTGGGGATACTTCATTGTCAAGCAAGAAGACTAAAAGCAAATGGCGTGAATTTGCTTTTATGCTTAATCAAGTAAAACGGGCTATAGAACCAGCGTTATCATTACAGGAAGTTCTTAAGTGCTGGAATGACATTGCTTGTTCTTTAGCAGAAAATACAAGAATCCGAAAAACACAGATATCAAAATACTTCGAGCGCACCTAAAACAAGTTAGCGCTTATGGGGTCACGCCCTGTCATTGCGGTTTCAATTCCTTATAGGTGCAATGAGACAATTACCGTCGTATCTTTCCCCGTTTTCCGGGATAGGTGCAATGAGACGTTCCTTCCCTCTCCAATTGTAGAACACAATACCGAGTTTCAATTCCTTATAGGTGCAATGAGACTCATCAATATTTTCATCTAATGTAGTGGATGCGAAGTTTCAATTCCTTATAGGTGCAATGAGACTTTATCGACGAGGCAGTGCTGTACTGCCTCTCTGACGGTTTCAATTCCTTATAGGTGCAATGAGACTTTTCGTTTTTCGGCCTGATAAGCTCAGTGATAATGTTTCAATTCCTTATAGGTGCAATGAGACTCTGCCTACATAGTTTTGTTGTAGGATTATAGATAGTTTCAATTCCTTATAGGTGCAATGAGACGCTGAAGGTGGTAGATGAGGGGTCATATCTTATTGGTTTCAATTCCTTATAGGTGCAATGAGACTCGGTTTCCTCGGCTCCGTACATGCCTCCGAAATCCTGGTTTCAATTCCTTATAGGTGCAATGAGACCCGCCACGCCTGCGGCAAGTAAAATCCTTATTGCTGAGTTTCAATTCCTTATAGGTGCAATGAGACAAATAATTATACTCAGAACTAAAAATCAAATTATCGTTTCAATTCCTTATAGGTGCAATGAGACCGCAGGCGAGTCGTGCCTGGCGCGGCATGACAACGCTGTTTCAATTCCTTATAGGTGCAATGAGACTTGATTCGCATATAGACGATACAAGCGACCCTCGTTTCAATTCCTTATAGGTGCAATGAGACTTGCGGGTGAGATAGTACATTGCGGCTGATGCGGCGTTTCAATTCCTTATAGGTGCAATGAGACAATAGAATCCAGTATCGACATGGCCATGTTTTCAAGTTTCAATTCCTTATAGGTGCAATGAGACATTATTATTGTTTGTGGTTAGTCGTTGGTTGATCGTGTTTCAATTCCTTATAGGTGCAATGAGACGTGTTTGGGAATTTCTTTTCACGCCCTTCCGAGATTGTTTCAATTCCTTATAGGTGCAATGAGACTTGATTCGCATATAGACGATACAAGCGACCCTCGTTTCAATTCCTTATAGGTGCAATGAGACCCTACTAGCGTGAGTTTATCACAAAATAAGGCATGAAGCAACGTAACATAAATACAGTCAATGCGTTAAGCACAACATCAATTGTATACACTGAGTCCTTGAAGTTTCAGCCGATGTTTGTGGAAATCCATAATGCCTAACGCATTCATCAACAGAGATTCCTTGTCGGACATTTCTTCCAATTTGTAGGTAGCCTTAACTCTCCCTCTGGCCTTTGTTTCTTCAAGCATAGCAGAAAGCCTTATATTATTAAGGGTGTCTAACAGGGTATCTAACGTTCCACTAAATTGTGCGTGCGCTTTTGCCTGATACCACACAATCGCCGCCATTAGGTATCCGAGGACGCAAATAAAAAAATGCACCCTGATTTTCTGATCCGTCCAGTGAAATTGCGGTTTTAAAGCAAGGTGATAGGGGTTCTTGAGATTTCTAAAGGCATGTTCAATTTTTGATTGCCCATAGTAGGCTTTTATAATGTCCGCGGTATCCCAATCGTGATGGTCTGTCATAAGAATCCTGAACCCCAGTTCCCCTTCTATTTCTTCGAGCTTTTTCTGGTCGATTGAAAAATTCAATTGAAACTTGCCTTCAGATACCTCTTTTAACGACCAATCGATAACATCCTTCGCAAATTGACATTTCACTACACTTCTTATCGTATCCTCCAGACCCTCTTTGTCCCGCATCTTTCCCTTTGGATTACACAGATGCTGCTGTAAGAGCTTTAACTGATGTTCTGCCTTTTCCAGAGACTGAGACATTCCCCTTAATTGCCCAACCTTTAATTTCTCGGAAATAAATACGACAACGGTTCTTTCCTGCCCCCAAATAACCCGTTTGTCATGGTACACCTGTATCTTACTGCCGTCAACGTCATATTCCCTGAAATTACACATGGCATCCCCTACCAACTGCTTGTGATGATACGGTGTAAGCGCTCCAACGTAATGCAATGCCAATCTCTCTACAATAGCCATATTGTCCATGGAATTGTTTCCACGATCAAAAACAATAGTGTGCTTTTTGCTGTCGAAACCTAATCCGGTCATCCTGTCTTTTATCGTCTCAAGAACCGCGCTGAACACCTTTGCATCCGCCATGTTCCCCTGATAGGTATGGTGAAACAACGGTATCATGTCGTTACGTGTAACGACCATCGCCAACCCGACCTGCCTGAGATCGTATCGCTTTTGTTTGTTTTTCCCCCGCCGGGCAATAGTGCATCGCAGATTAGTTGTGTCGATATACGTGAAAAAATTGGTTGTATCAAAAAACAGTGTGTCGCTTTGAAGGTTGTATGTTTTAAATGTCTTTTCAATTAATTCGCGCTCGATTTCTGCAATGGATTCTTCAGGAAGTGCATCCATCAAATCCCAGAAATGCTGACTGTCTATTTTACTCAAGCTGTGTCTGAGTAAGTATTCGGCAGTAGTCGTCTTTGCCCAATCCCACCATCCTCTTTTGCTGGTAGGCACACACACTCTCCCCACGGCACCCAACAAGAGGGTACTTCCGGCGGTCAGATTATTTCGAACAGGTTTTTTAGCACAATACTGCCGTGGCGACTTTATATATTTATTAATCACGGAAGGGACGTCCAGGGCATTGGCCACACTTAGCAATGCGGCTACCGCGCCATGTGAATAAGATTTGAGCCGTAATTTTTCGGTAAGACCTTGCAGTTGTTTTAATAAATCGTCTGCCTTGCCAAGATAGGCCAGGACGATGGGCCTGGGCTTGCCGTTAACGCGCCGCGATTCGACAATATACCAATATTTATAACCTCTGGAGTTTTTAGATTGAATGGTAGCCATGGCTATTAGTTGTTAGTGTATACGTAATAGATTAATACTCCGTGTATAATAGTATATACAGGCATATAATGCAATATAAATATAGTATTATTCAGTGTATACATAATTTTTTAGACAAAAAAAGTCGCAACCCGATACAAATCATTGGATTGCAACTTGATGTCTTTGTCTTACACCTTATTTCGTGATAAACTCACGCTAGAGCACTTAAGACCTATTGTACCTCACAAGTTTCAATTCCTTATAGGTGCAATGAGACGTAGGAAAAAACTTGAAATAGTCCGAGACCACCACAGGTTTCAATTCCTTATAGGTGCAATGAGACAATCCTTTTTGGAATACCTGTTGTTCCCGCAATCAAGTTTCAATTCCTTATAGGTGCAATGAGACCTGTTGTTCGCCTTCGTTATCACCCTGAACACTTTCGTTTCAATTCCTTATAGGTGCAATGAGACGATATCACAGAGTGTGAAATGGAGGGGGTCTTTATAGTTTCAATTCCTTATAGGTGCAATGAGACCCTATACTTCTCAATAATTGGGAGAATTGTTTCTACGTTTCAATTCCTTATAGGTGCAATGAGACCAGCAGAAATGATCATGCTTGAGAAAATGTGCCACAGTTTCAATTCCTTATAGGTGCAATGAGACAAGGGTGCTATATAAATACGAGTGTATCTCTTTTAGTTTCAATTCCTTATAGGTGCAATGAGACATTCTCCCGTTCCAAGCGACGACCCAAAAATTCTCCGTTTCAATTCCTTATAGGTGCAATGAGACGGGGCAACTCTCAATGCAGATGGTACGGTAACGGGGTTTCAATTCCTTATAGGTGCAATGAGACTGTATGTACTCCAAAAATGTCTTTATTTTTCTGTCAGTTTCAATTCCTTATAGGTGCAATGAGACTACGACGCAGTGTATATATCTGCGCTTGCCCAATACGTTTCAATTCCTTATAGGTGCAATGAGACAAGTGCAAGCCACGTATTCGTAAGATGGAATGTAAGCGTTTCAATTCCTTATAGGTGCAATGAGACGCCTCTCTAACATCAGAGGTTAGATCCCTACGTCCGTTTCAATTCCTTATAGGTGCAATGAGACCAAATTCGGTGTCCTTACTGTATTTCTTCTACCACGTTTCAATTCCTTATAGGTGCAATGAGACTTGTAAGTTTTCGCACGTAATTCCTGCCTTTTTTCAGGTTTCAATTCCTTATAGGTGCAATGAGACAGGGGATTCTCAGGCTACCAGTTCTAACATATCACGTTTCAATTCCTTATAGGTGCAATGAGACTTGATTTTATTTAGCCATGTATAATCTCCCCACGGCGCTGTCAAAGTTTTCCATAAGCACATAATATACAAAGATATGTAAAAAAACGTGGACATTCCCCCTAAAATATTTTATATTATAGGGCATGAACCAGCATACAACACCAATCGATAACACACACAACGAACTACTTCATTCAATTACCGTTCGTCCTGTTTCACAAAACGACCAGGCAAATTGGGACACACTGATGCGCCAGCATCATTACCTTGGATTTCGTTCTCTCGTAGGAGAATCAATTCGCTACGTAGCGGAATCACAGGGACAATGGCTTGCCTTGATCGGCTGGGCTGCCGCAGCATTAAAATGTACCGTTCGCGATAAGTGGATTGGATGGCCGCCATTTTTAAAATCACAACGCCTGAAACTCATAGCAAACAACTCACGTTTCCTGATCCTTCCTCAGATACACGTACCAAACCTTGCCTCCCGTATTCTTTCTCTTAACCTTAAACGCTTATCACAAGACTGGACTAAGGTCTATGGGCATCCAATCTGGCTTGTGGAGACCTTTGTCGACCCTCGTTTTTTTAAAGGCGTCTGCTATAAGGCCGCAGGATGGATTTTTTTAGGACATTCAACCGGTTTTGCCAGATCATCACAAGGCTATCTTCTGCACAATAAGCCAAAGATGGTCTTTGTTCGCTCATTGAAAGCACAAGTCCAAAAACAACTTAACAACCTTAATCTTACCATACAATTAAGAAAGGAGACAAAGCCTATGAAATTATCTTTAAAAGATGCGGAATTTCTTGACGAATTATTGCAGCAAATCCCTGAACATCGCATGCCCAGAGGCGTTCGCCACAGGAAACGTTCTATCCTGGCAATTTCTATCTGTGCTATCATCTGCAATGCCTGGAGCTTTGCCGCCATTGCAGAGTGGGCAAAGCGTTGTCCGCAAAATATGCTCAAACGTCTCTCCTGCCGTTATAATACAAAAACGAAACGATACGAACCACCGAGTGAACCTACCATCAGGCGTTTCTTACAGCAGGTGGATGCAGAAGCAGTTGATAAAGTCCTCTCGCGTTGGTTTCAATCTGTCGGTGATAAAAGCCTGCCCATTGCGGTTGACGGGAAAACCCTTTGCGGTGCAAGACAGCCTGACGGCAAACAGGTACATTTGCTTGCCGCTTTTCTTCATAAACAGGGTATAGTTCTCGCACAAACTCAGGTAGACCGCAAAACAAACGAAATACCGATGGTTCCGGTATTGTTTGATGATTTAGACATAAAAGACCGTGTCGTTACTTTCGATGCCTTACATGCGCAAAAGGAAACCGCCCGTTATCTGGTAGAAGACAAAAAGGCAGAATATATATTCACGGTGAAAGATAATCAAAAAACCATAAAACAAGCCATCAAGGAACTGAATCTCAGTTCTTTTCCCCCCTCAGCACGAAACAATTGAAAAAGGCCATGGCCGCATTGAAATCCGCAGGATTTGGACCAGCACCGAATTAAACGAATATCTTGATTTCCCCTACGTTAAGCAGGTATTTTGCATTCATAGAATATTTACAAAAGTCAAGACCGGCAAAAAGACCGAGGAAATTGTTTACGGTATTACCAGCCTGACACAACAAAAAGCAAGTCCCAAAACCATTCTTAAGTTTTCCCGCGGACACTGGTCAATAGAAAATGGACTTCATTATGTGCGTGATACCTCCTTCCGTGAAGACCATTCTCAAATACGCACACAAAATGCCCCAAGGGCAATGGCTTCTTTGAAGAACCTTGTGGTTGGGCTGTTTCATTTTCTCAATGTACCAAATATTGCAAAGACGCTCAGAAATTTTGCGGCAAGACCTTTTCTTGCACTTCAAATGCTTCGCTTGTAATGTAGAGAACAAAAAAAAGCCTTTATTTTTTTACTATCTCTTTCATTACTACAGGGATACTCCCGCTCCATTTTGCTTGTTTTGCTCATTCTTGCCCGTTTACATGAGAACCCTATCGTTTTTAACTTTCTTCTCCACTTATTGACGGGAGCTTTTGGCACAAATTCTTGATCCGCGTCTTTCGTAGGGTGACTTTGACGTTGCCGTGATAATCTCCCGAATACCGTTTCAATTCCTTATAGGTGCAATGAGACTTGTTGCGCAGAATGTATCATCTGCTCTCGTCCTCAGTTTCAATTCCTTATAGGTGCAATGAGACTAAAATATGAAAAATAAAATATTGTATTTTTTATTGTTTCAATTCCTTATAGGTGCAATGAGACTCTATTGAGGCCTATCTCCGCTTTTCCATAAATTATGTTTCAATTCCTTATAGGTGCAATGAGACGGTTTCCATCGAGGGTGTCGGAATCGCCCCTGAGAAGTTTCAATTCCTTATAGGTGCAATGAGACATATGCCATTTGTTTTTGGCGGGCAGGCGCAAAAAAGTTTCAATTCCTTATAGGTGCAATGAGACAATAAGGCTGGATACCTCCGATAACCTCGGTATAAAGTTTCAATTCCTTATAGGTGCAATGAGACGTTGTACAAAAACTTAATTTAGATTTATTTAAACAAAGTTTCAATTCCTTATAGGTGCAATGAGACCAGTTTTGTGGGTACAAATAATACAGAGACTTATGACTTTTTTTCGTATGAAAAATGGCCATTTTGCTCGTCTACCTCTCATTATGTAAAAAACCCGGCAGGTCGACATGTAGTACTTAAACTGTCATCTCATGACGGGATAACCTTCATTTCAATGTATCTAAATAGACCTGCAGAGACGTACGAACAGGTATTTACCCTAAGGTCGACAGGTTTTTTTATAATATTTAGCCATCACGAAACACTTACTTATCCAAACAATGAAATACTTTTGTCGTATCATTGTATTCCAACAGTCAAAGCAAACCTAATAGTCATAATATATTATCAACCGGTCTTTTGTCAAATCCAACAATCTCTTTATCCAGCCATTTTTCATTTCTTGATTTGAATACAATGAGTGAGTCCTTATCCTCCTCGTTCATGATCTTCTTTGCCTTTATCTTCAATTCTTCCAGTCTGGCTTCGGTAATTTCTCCCTCAAACACAGAATTTTGTATATGATGGAGGTAACCCCTGCAAAGCTTTAGCATCTTCGTGCATCGTTTCTGGTCCACATCGTACACAACAACAACGTACATTGTTAATCTCTCCGTTCAAACAGATGAAACCGTTCAAGCCGGTTAAAGCCGTTTAAACCGCTTAAACCGTTTAAACCGTTTAAACCGCTTAAACCACTTAAACCGCTTAAACCACTTAAACCGCTTAAACCGCTTAAACCGCTTAAACCGCTTAAACCGTTCGAACGGTTATGAAAATTCACCACCAGATCTTAAATCCCTCATACCCTTGCTCACCAATCAGGTGTTTAACCAATTTATAACATTCCAGTCTTATAAGATACCGGTAAGAGACCTGCCTCTCAAGTTTCTTATGGCTGATAATTGTCTTCAGTTTCTCATCATATTCTTTAACAACGGTCTTTCTTCCCTTCTCATTAAGGTAACAGCAATTAACATCTGTCATAAAATCCTTCTCCGTAATCTGATGTCTGTTAAGTATGGTAAATATGGTTCTGTCGCTGAAAATAGGCTTAAAAACCTCCGCCATGTCGAGACTCAGGGAAAACCTCCGTTCACCCGGTTCATGGAGATAAGAGATCAGGGGATTTAACTGCGTATGGTATATTTCACCCAGACATGTCGTATAGACCATCGAGTTTAGATACGAGATCAAGGCATTAATCATATTGTCCGGAGGCTGCTTTACCCTGCGTTCAAATGCTATCTCCTGGTCAATAATGGTGGGCCACGCCTTGTAATACGTATTTCGGATGTTTCCTTCTATTCCCATCAACTCCTCCACGACCTCTGTTTTTTCGATCTGTGACCTGAAGCCTTCAATCGTACTGATATATTCATCCACTCCTTTTCCCCTGTTGCCATAATATCTCAGGTTCTTCAGGATATTGAAACTCGCTGCTTCGATAAACGCCCTTGCCAGGACAATTCTCTTCTGACGGCTCGTATAGTGGTTCACCTGCTTCACCAGGAGTTGCCCGGAGTTTAAGTATTCCCGCGGATAATAGCTGCCGGAATAATAACCATAGTAGTTGAATACATGCACCGGTATGCCTTTCTGCGCAAGATAATTAAAGAGTTTCGTATTGAAGTCAATCTCACCGAAAGCATAGAGGGCTTCTGTGTTCTCAATGGGTATTACGGCCTTAGAACCGTCTTCCTTTTCAAAGAAGATGGTATTTTCCTGTCGTTTCAAACGGCCGTTGTTAAAGATGTAATAGTTCTGTTTCATAGTTTTAAAAATAGTTTAAGCCGTTCAAACAGTTTCAACCGTTCAAGCAGAAAAACCATATCGGTTTAAACAGTTTGAACGGCTTAATCGGCGTAGATTGTTCTTTATTACACCCAGCACATATCCCCATAACTACAATTCTTGCACATCTTCATCCTTTGTATCGGCGGAGGTAATTCGGCTTCTACAAGCACTTTGATTTCGCTTACTATTGCATGAATCTTCTCATCATCTCCCGGTTCCAAAAACACGTCCAGGGTCTTTCTGAGCTTTGGATAATTAATTTTACCCGTAATGCCTTCTACGCCCTTCTGTTTCAGATACCAGAGGTAATACTTCAACTGCCAGATATGCGGCTCTTCCACCTTGTCCGACTTCTTTACCTCGTGAATGACCCTGTCTTTCCCGATGAAATCAATCTTGATAGTGCCGTCAATCTCGATCTCCTTATTCTCCCGTTCGTACGATGTCTCGTGGATCAGCTTACCGAGGTAGACCGCATCGCTGTTGTGCTCCATTTCAATATTTTTGGTAAAATACCAGAGCTTCTTCCTGCAGAGGAAGTAATAGTTAATCTGGGTGCCGGTGAAGCGGATAGATGTTTGTTCTGTAGTGTTCATTATTTATATCCATTCATTCTTTCAATTTTCTCAATATACTGGCAAACTCACTTTTGTTAAGCTTTCCCGTTGAAAGGTCCAGCATAGCATCGTAGAGTTTCCCCTGAGAATCTGAAATGCTGATTCCATTAAGTTCGGGAAAAACCAGCGCAGATACCAGAGCGGTTCGCTTATTACCGTCAACAAAAGGATGGTTTTTACTGATGTGAAATGCATAAGCCACTGCCATTTCACAAATATCGTTATGCAAGTACTCACCATGAAAAGATGCGTGGGGCATTGCAATAGCTGAAGATAAGAGGTTTATATCCCTTATCCCCGGCAATCCTCCATACAATCTCATCTGATTGCTATGTATATCAATGACTTCGGCAAGGGTCAGAAAAAGGATATCTTTCATCATTCAGCCAGCTTCTTAAGTGTTTTTTCGTGTTTTTTATTTATTTTCACTAAAGCCGCTCTAAACTTTTTATCTCTATCCTTGTCATGAACCGGAGAAATAATAAGATTTTTCCCGTCAGTGGTGATTTCAAGTGGTGTATTCATATCAACCTTGAGGATTTCCAGTATGGGTTTATCAATAATTAATGCTGCGCTGTTACCGTGTGGGACCAGATTTTTAAGCATATTACCTCCTGAAATGTAGCATTTTGTAAATTTTTAATGCCACTAAGACACCAGGCATCAAAGAAAATACTGATGACTTAGTGACTGTATAGCAACCTCGAATTTTCTTAACGTAAAATTATGTATATACATTGTACTACCATAATATACTTCGTTCAATATTTCTTCCTATTTCAGTGTCTCAAAATTATTTTTGACAGGATTCACGGGATAAGCAGGATATTTTAATCATGTTCATACTGTCCATCCCTGTTTTGTGAAATTCGTTTTTCTTAGTGTCCATTCGTGGCTAAACCCCTCGTCTTCAACTTTTGTATAGAGAAGATTCGTTGGTTCGTTGTCATTTAATCCTCCTCATCGGTGAGACGTACCAATTCATTTGTAATACCCCTCAAACAATTTTCTTATATTGTGTGAAATGTTTGCTGCTCTGGACAAAACTATAAGGAATAACTGTTTTTACCAATATTCGATGTTCACCAAGCTTAACTGTCCCTGAGCCATAAGTACTTATACGATCAAAACCATCTTTGGCCTTACACAATACTTCCCCAAAATCATCCAGGTATTGAACCCATTGAAACTTACCGGTCAACAATCGCTCCTCCGGCTGTGGAAGTGTGTATCCTTCGGGAAGATTACCTTTGCAAATCGAATCCTTAATATATTGCCAGAAAGAGCCTCTCTTTCCTATGCAATTAATGTGACTACCTACCCTTCTTATCAAAGATACTGCATCTCCTGAAAGACCATTAATCCCTATCGCCACTTTCAGTTCAGCATCGGTATAAAAGCAAAACTCACGATAAGCAATGGTGGGAACATAGAAGCCTTTCGGGGCATCCCTTTCTTCCTGACGAATTTTTATAAAGGTATTCTGCACGATACAACCTGCCGGTGGGCTAAATCTTATTTCGCAGCCTTTAATAAGATCAAATACCTGCCGTGCCTTGATTTCGGCATTATTTTCATCAAAGCCCCTAAAGCAAGCATCAATCAAGGTCATCTTAAAAGCATAGGGAGTTGGAATCAAAAGGGTCTTTCCGCCCTTGCTTGTAGCATGGGTCATTCGAAGGGAAAAAAGGCTCACCGGTAAATAGCTTAGAATGAGCCATTTCCCTATTCCCCGGTCAATTAATTTTTCCTCAACCATGTTAGCCTCCATAAGGTTGAACCTTGCATATTATATCTGCCATTACCCCGCTAAATGCACCAAGCCCGTCAAATGGTGTAACTGCTATCGGGTCGCCGGTTGTGGTCCTATTCAGATTACCGGCAATCTTTTTTATCTCGTCTCGATAATTTGAATTCAGTCCGCTAAGAACGGGGGCAGGCAACGTGCTTGTAGATGTGGCTATAATGCCAGTGAAATCAAGGATATGCGGGTGTTGCGTATTGCGGTGCGCGCCGGTTGGTTTGATAAAGGTATTGAGCACACTCTTCAAAAG from Candidatus Kuenenia stuttgartiensis carries:
- the cas4 gene encoding CRISPR-associated protein Cas4, with the translated sequence MNTTEQTSIRFTGTQINYYFLCRKKLWYFTKNIEMEHNSDAVYLGKLIHETSYERENKEIEIDGTIKIDFIGKDRVIHEVKKSDKVEEPHIWQLKYYLWYLKQKGVEGITGKINYPKLRKTLDVFLEPGDDEKIHAIVSEIKVLVEAELPPPIQRMKMCKNCSYGDMCWV
- a CDS encoding type II toxin-antitoxin system death-on-curing family toxin, which codes for MMKDILFLTLAEVIDIHSNQMRLYGGLPGIRDINLLSSAIAMPHASFHGEYLHNDICEMAVAYAFHISKNHPFVDGNKRTALVSALVFPELNGISISDSQGKLYDAMLDLSTGKLNKSEFASILRKLKE
- a CDS encoding AbrB family transcriptional regulator, whose product is MLKNLVPHGNSAALIIDKPILEILKVDMNTPLEITTDGKNLIISPVHDKDRDKKFRAALVKINKKHEKTLKKLAE